From a single Ignavibacteria bacterium genomic region:
- a CDS encoding SPOR domain-containing protein, whose translation MKSIRLITCILFLFFATPVPGQFAKAYSVVAGSGGNKDAVDKITEKVIASGFVAFTIDFSNDKKSLYRTCSGYFSNQSDAISLRDAIKSKTGIKDAWVFNIASEYELLFSELKTGKPVEEPEKPVDKDKDIDTQNQTPVPNSDTGKPPYLIDTSPDNAGDLDKLISIYTEINSALTKNKPDLIEKYIDPETGIIEIIDPGGIPFPIHSVSFSQAVIQGLFLSLSGKTPVKDYLPEFDCNAGIWTKKGTFISKIKNYSKLSSILPGASEIIYLDKSLLSSIEKMEYRISVIILATDESLLGFFKKEGNWYLGIIDNSFDCVQ comes from the coding sequence TTGAAATCCATCCGGCTTATTACATGTATACTGTTTCTGTTTTTCGCAACCCCCGTACCGGGACAGTTCGCCAAGGCATATTCAGTTGTTGCAGGATCGGGAGGCAACAAGGATGCAGTGGACAAAATAACGGAAAAAGTGATCGCTTCCGGTTTTGTTGCGTTTACGATCGATTTTTCAAATGACAAGAAATCTCTTTACAGAACCTGCTCGGGTTACTTCTCAAATCAGAGCGATGCCATTTCCCTTCGTGATGCTATAAAATCGAAAACAGGAATAAAAGATGCATGGGTTTTCAATATTGCTTCTGAATACGAACTCCTGTTTTCCGAACTTAAAACGGGTAAACCGGTTGAAGAGCCGGAGAAACCCGTGGATAAAGATAAAGATATTGACACTCAAAATCAGACTCCTGTCCCAAACAGTGATACAGGAAAACCGCCTTACCTGATTGACACCTCCCCGGATAATGCAGGTGATCTCGACAAACTGATTTCAATTTACACGGAAATCAACTCGGCTCTGACAAAAAACAAACCTGATTTGATAGAAAAATATATCGATCCCGAAACCGGAATAATCGAGATCATCGACCCTGGTGGCATACCTTTTCCTATCCACTCCGTTTCATTCTCTCAGGCTGTAATTCAGGGGCTTTTCCTGTCACTTTCGGGTAAAACACCCGTGAAAGACTACCTCCCCGAATTCGATTGTAATGCCGGCATTTGGACCAAAAAGGGTACCTTCATTTCGAAGATTAAAAACTACTCCAAGCTTTCCTCGATTCTCCCCGGAGCCTCGGAAATAATCTATCTCGACAAATCTCTCCTCTCCTCCATCGAAAAGATGGAGTATCGTATTTCAGTGATTATTCTGGCAACTGACGAGTCCCTCCTCGGCTTCTTTAAAAAGGAAGGAAACTGGTATCTCGGCATCATCGATAACAGTTTTGACTGCGTTCAATAA